In Cataglyphis hispanica isolate Lineage 1 chromosome 10, ULB_Chis1_1.0, whole genome shotgun sequence, a genomic segment contains:
- the LOC126852536 gene encoding ATP-binding cassette sub-family G member 1-like — protein sequence MKKADNSETIENIPDEKHFTLNMSYASKMAAVDIEFNDLTYAVSNFRGESKMLLKGVSGQFKSGELTAIMGPSGAGKSTLLNVLAGHKYTEISGSIDINGQPRVMKKFKKMSCYIMQDDLAQPRLTVMEAMSFAADLKLGRKKSQSEKRIAINEILTTLRLSETRDTLMERLSGGEKKRLLIALELVNNPPVIFLDEPTTGLDELSCFYCIDSLQKLARFGRNVICSIHTPSASVFNKFHNIYIMAAGQCTYMGTPDNMLSFLQNIGLECPKNYNPADFVIEINSGDYGSDPIQQMITCVKKLPILPISRIKYELELDTQNPKVFWLDQFTTLIKRMILQLYRNKNYINMKISLQFFLGLMVGSLYFNMGNDGSRALFNFGLCFACLIVFLYIPMLPVLLHFPFEIKVLKREYINRWYNFNAYYWALTVINIPLQILSGILFLLITYFITGQPLEWRRFIMFLSTCFMCGFISESIGYNIATIFNSVNGMFIGPVISCTLILASVQGFGDLTPLSIYRRLFMYSSYIRYGLEALIVAMYGFNRPRLPCPVEEVYCPFSPPKEIFRVIGLENAPNFWMDMLALIIIFIICKIILYYLLKQRVQQNKTYQLFQIIGNFVKNHFNM from the exons ATGAAGAAAGCCGATAACAGCGAGACTATAGAAAACATCCCcgatgaaaaacattttacacTTAATATGTCCTATGCATCAAAAATGGCCGCGGTGGATATCGAATTCAACGATTTGACGTATGCGGTGTCGAACTTTCGAGGAG aatcaaaaatgcttttaaaagGAGTTAGCGGACAATTCAAATCGGGTGAGCTAACAGCAATTATGGGCCCTTCCGGTGCCGGAAAATCGACGTTACTCAATGTTCTCGCCGGACACAA ATACACGGAGATAAGTGGTTCAATAGATATCAATGGACAGCCGAGGGTCATGAAGAAGTTCAAGAAAATGTCGTGTTACATTATGCAAGATGATCTCGCGCAACCGAGACTCACGGTTATGGAAGCAATGTCCTTTGCGGCAGATTTAAAACTCGGCAGAAAAAAATCACAGTCCGAGAAACGTATCGCC ataaatgaaATTCTGACTACACTTAGATTATCCGAAACACGAGACACGCTTATGGAACGACTCTCAGGTGGCGAAAAAAAGAGGCTGTTAATCGCACTCGAACTAGTGAACAATCCACCTGTAATTTTTCTCGATGAACCGACTAC cGGATTAGACGAGTTGTCCTGTTTTTATTGCATCGATAGTCTTCAAAAGCTAGCACGTTTCGGACGAAATGTTATATGCTCGATACATACTCCCAGCGCGAGTGTGTTTAACAAATTTCATAACATCTACATCATGGCTGCCGGACAATGTACTTATATGGGCACCCCGGATAACATGTTATcatttctacaaaatatagGTCTAGAATGTCCGAAGAATTACAATCCGGCAGACTTCG TAATAGAAATCAATTCGGGCGATTATGGTTCCGATCCGATCCAACAAATGATTACTTGTGTAAAAAAGTTACCGATTCTTCCGATTTCTCGAATAAAGTATGAACTCGAGCTTGATACGCAGAATCCAAAAGTCTTTTGGCTCGATCAATTCACAACGCTAATCAAAAGAATGATATTGCAgctttatcgaaataaa AATTACATCAATATGAAGATATCGCTACAGTTTTTTTTAGGACTAATGGTTggctcattatattttaatatgggCAATGACGGCTCCAGAGCCCTGTTCAATTTTGGCCTTTGCTTCGCATGCCTAATAGTATTCTTGTACATACCTATGCTTCCAGTATTATTGCATT TTCCTTTTGAAATTAAGGTATTGAAACGAGAGTACATCAACAGATGGTACAATTTTAACGCTTACTACTGGGCCCTAACTGTAATCAATATACCTCTACAG ATATTGTCcggaattttatttcttttgataaCCTATTTCATTACCGGACAACCCTTGGAGTGGCGTAGATTCATCATGTTCCTCAGTACTTGCTTCATGTGCGGCTTCATCTCAGAGAGTATAGGATATAACATTGCTACTATATTCAACTCCGTA aatggTATGTTCATCGGACCGGTGATAAGTTGTACCCTGATTTTAGCCTCGGTGCAAGGTTTCGGAGATCTCACTCCATTATCGATTTATCGAAGGTTATTCATGTATAGTAGTTATATTCGATATGGACTGGAGGCTCTCATAGTAGCCATGTATGGTTTTAATAGACCGAGATTACCTTGCCCAGTGGAAGAAGTGTATTGTCCTTTCAGTCCGCCCAAAGAGATCTTTCGAGTAATAg GTCTAGAGAATGCTCCAAATTTTTGGATGGATATGCTagctcttattattatatttattatttgtaagataatattatattatttattgaagcaAAGAGTGCAACAAAACAAAACTTATCAGCTGTTCCAGATAATCGggaattttgtcaaaaatcatTTCAATATGTAA